The proteins below come from a single Fastidiosipila sanguinis genomic window:
- a CDS encoding threonine/serine ThrE exporter family protein yields the protein MAKINFDINPVNEINHVMHDSDSGSMSKLLDLCLRFGSLMNSVGSESARTEDSIERILAAYGIDSPSAFCIPTIVIISFKDEDGNIYTSSRRMRSQSSNFTKLDELNSLSRYLCDGELKTLSIFESELDRIEEIEYNFNMNNLIGTLLVAFGFNFIFGGDLRNAIGAMLAAFLMALINNFLTNAQVNSTFNNLASSFFGNVFVELFAMIGLINNTGTASISIIMGLVPGMLLTTSIREVFSKDYTSGLNKLVECLFIAISLAVGAALAIVLLR from the coding sequence TTGGCAAAAATAAATTTTGATATTAATCCAGTAAATGAGATTAATCATGTTATGCATGATTCTGATTCTGGTTCTATGTCTAAATTATTGGATCTCTGCTTGAGGTTTGGTAGCTTGATGAATAGTGTTGGTTCAGAGAGTGCCAGGACTGAGGATAGTATTGAGAGGATTCTTGCTGCTTATGGTATTGATTCACCTTCAGCCTTCTGTATACCTACTATTGTTATTATTAGTTTTAAAGATGAAGATGGTAATATTTATACAAGTAGTAGAAGAATGCGCTCACAGAGTAGCAACTTCACTAAACTAGACGAACTCAATAGTTTATCCAGGTATTTATGCGATGGAGAGCTGAAAACTCTAAGTATTTTTGAATCTGAGTTGGATCGAATCGAAGAGATTGAATACAACTTTAATATGAACAACCTGATTGGTACTCTCTTAGTTGCCTTTGGATTTAATTTTATCTTTGGTGGAGATCTTAGAAACGCAATAGGAGCAATGTTAGCGGCATTTTTAATGGCGCTTATTAACAATTTCTTGACCAATGCCCAGGTCAACTCTACCTTTAATAACCTAGCTTCTAGTTTCTTTGGTAACGTCTTCGTTGAGTTGTTTGCCATGATTGGCTTAATTAATAACACAGGAACAGCGAGTATCTCGATTATCATGGGATTGGTCCCAGGTATGCTTCTGACAACTTCTATTAGAGAAGTTTTCTCGAAAGATTATACTTCAGGTTTAAATAAACTAGTTGAGTGTTTATTTATAGCGATAAGCCTGGCAGTTGGTGCTGCACTTGCTATTGTATTATTAAGGTAG
- a CDS encoding threonine/serine exporter family protein: MEALISGLVVILAVALSTYGYSKMYVLPKRLLPVSMLAAIAGWVINSLMIEYYGSSFAAAFVAAFSIAMIGEICARKVKAPAIIIIVIGILPLVPGSLVYRTVEKIIAEDISAAISIGLETIGIALSMALGILVNSTFVQLYYLTKRRLKKYQERKAMNESDNASGSSDSSESSEEFKGLKDADEISDPVVIDEDTDENN; this comes from the coding sequence ATGGAAGCATTAATTTCAGGTTTAGTAGTAATTTTAGCAGTAGCTCTTTCTACGTATGGCTATTCAAAGATGTATGTTTTGCCGAAAAGGTTGTTGCCTGTTTCAATGTTGGCAGCTATTGCAGGTTGGGTAATAAACTCATTGATGATTGAATATTATGGTAGTTCTTTTGCAGCTGCTTTTGTGGCAGCATTTAGCATTGCAATGATAGGAGAAATTTGCGCAAGAAAAGTAAAAGCTCCAGCAATTATCATTATTGTTATAGGAATTTTGCCACTAGTTCCAGGTTCTTTGGTATATAGAACGGTTGAGAAAATAATAGCAGAGGATATTAGTGCAGCTATATCAATTGGTTTAGAAACCATAGGTATTGCTTTATCCATGGCATTAGGTATTTTAGTTAACTCTACTTTTGTACAGCTTTACTATCTAACAAAGAGACGATTAAAAAAATATCAAGAGCGAAAAGCTATGAATGAGTCTGATAATGCTAGTGGAAGTAGTGATAGTAGTGAAAGCAGTGAGGAATTCAAAGGCCTTAAGGATGCTGATGAAATTTCTGACCCTGTAGTAATAGATGAAGATACAGATGAAAATAATTAG
- a CDS encoding beta-N-acetylhexosaminidase, translating into MNNLYSGFNARNEFCLNVDKLNLNELDVLKRVAPVLDIDINKNNGIALFTEKSTDDSITVEFDAIDNIMRIKYFDLRSFARALSHLREVRETGKAVHEKVQFEDLGFMVDLSRNAVLTVDSLKLLTNYLAVMGYNTLFLYIEDTYEIDDYPYFGYQRGAYSSQELKEIDDYAYSLGIEVIPCMQTLGHLRNAFIWPYANEIKDTDDVLLVGEEKTYDFIRSMLRTLSNSVRSRRIHIGMDETFGLGRGNYQTRNGAEAPHEIFGKHIERVLEIAKEFDYDPMVWSDMYFRFISSTNNYYDLNTEITEDIKKVVPNEVSLVYWDYYNTNEEIYEKMLERHKLLGGNKTWFAGGIWNWNGIKVNHGKMFATSQPALEACRKAGIKHILTTAWGDNGSETSVFEALLGAQYFGEATWQEQLPTRSETIRRFNLTVGGDGKAYYNMRLFDEVPGVPKDNLVCYNPSKYILYSDVLTGLFDVHINPYAEELSEHYGNLADYFDLKAAETTDQHRLFYLQSAQLADVLQRKVVLTSTLRASYLAGDKSTLRQLVEFDLPELIGAVTDLQAFTMSIWYLHNKPQGSEVIDSRMGVLIARLKTTLDRVDGYLNGVYEFLPELESKRLAFDGRSLAEVEISPHTRVNDWKRIISASPISNAP; encoded by the coding sequence ATGAACAACTTATATTCTGGATTCAACGCACGTAATGAATTTTGCTTGAATGTAGATAAATTAAATTTAAACGAGTTGGACGTATTGAAGAGAGTCGCACCTGTTTTGGACATAGACATTAACAAAAATAATGGTATAGCTCTTTTTACAGAGAAATCAACAGACGATAGCATTACAGTTGAATTTGATGCAATTGATAATATTATGCGCATTAAATATTTTGACTTGAGAAGTTTTGCTAGAGCACTCTCACATTTAAGAGAAGTCCGTGAAACTGGCAAGGCTGTTCACGAGAAAGTACAATTTGAAGATCTCGGATTCATGGTTGACCTCTCAAGAAATGCAGTTTTAACCGTCGATAGTTTGAAACTCCTAACTAATTACCTTGCTGTTATGGGTTATAACACACTTTTCTTATATATAGAAGATACTTATGAAATCGATGACTACCCATATTTCGGTTATCAAAGAGGAGCATATTCAAGCCAAGAGCTCAAAGAGATTGACGATTATGCATATAGTTTAGGTATTGAAGTTATTCCATGTATGCAAACTTTAGGTCACTTGAGAAATGCTTTCATTTGGCCATATGCAAATGAGATCAAAGATACTGATGATGTCCTTTTAGTTGGTGAAGAAAAAACTTATGACTTTATAAGATCCATGTTAAGGACATTAAGTAATTCAGTTAGAAGTCGTAGAATTCATATTGGTATGGACGAGACTTTTGGTTTGGGACGTGGTAATTACCAAACAAGAAATGGTGCTGAAGCTCCACATGAGATTTTCGGTAAACACATCGAAAGAGTCTTGGAGATTGCTAAAGAGTTTGATTACGATCCAATGGTCTGGTCAGATATGTACTTCCGCTTCATTTCAAGCACAAATAATTATTATGATCTAAACACAGAAATAACTGAGGATATCAAGAAAGTTGTTCCAAATGAGGTTTCACTAGTTTATTGGGATTACTACAATACCAACGAAGAAATCTATGAGAAGATGCTAGAAAGACATAAGTTACTAGGTGGTAATAAGACCTGGTTTGCAGGTGGTATCTGGAACTGGAACGGTATTAAAGTCAATCACGGCAAGATGTTTGCTACAAGTCAACCTGCCTTAGAAGCATGTAGAAAAGCTGGTATTAAGCATATCTTAACTACTGCTTGGGGAGACAATGGTTCCGAAACCAGTGTATTTGAAGCATTACTCGGAGCACAATATTTTGGTGAAGCAACCTGGCAAGAGCAATTACCTACTAGAAGTGAGACAATCAGAAGATTTAACTTAACTGTTGGTGGTGACGGAAAAGCATACTACAACATGCGCTTGTTCGATGAGGTCCCAGGCGTTCCTAAAGATAATCTTGTTTGTTATAACCCAAGTAAATACATTTTATACAGTGATGTATTGACTGGTCTATTTGATGTTCACATTAATCCATATGCAGAAGAGTTAAGTGAGCATTATGGCAATCTAGCAGACTACTTTGACTTGAAGGCAGCAGAAACAACAGATCAACATAGATTGTTCTACTTGCAGTCAGCACAATTAGCAGATGTTTTACAACGCAAGGTTGTTTTAACCTCTACTTTGAGAGCATCATATTTAGCTGGCGATAAATCAACATTAAGACAATTGGTAGAGTTTGACTTGCCAGAATTGATTGGTGCAGTCACAGACTTACAAGCTTTCACAATGTCAATCTGGTATCTACACAACAAACCTCAAGGAAGCGAAGTAATTGACTCTAGAATGGGTGTTTTAATTGCAAGACTCAAGACTACTTTGGATAGAGTTGACGGTTACTTGAATGGTGTATATGAATTCTTACCAGAGTTAGAATCTAAACGCTTAGCCTTTGATGGACGTAGTTTGGCAGAAGTTGAGATATCACCTCATACCAGAGTAAATGACTGGAAGAGAATAATATCAGCTAGCCCAATTTCTAACGCTCCATAG
- a CDS encoding QueT transporter family protein, whose protein sequence is MNRNRLRYIALAAMIAALYLLLYLPLKPIGFGPIQFRLAEILTLLPALTPAAIPGVFLGCILANIVGSGHWVDIVFGSLATLIAAILTRILANRTKVSEQYSGYTSKELAQKKALYLLPLPTIILNALIVGTYLTLVFTDAAFSWTLLITNVLSLALSEAFVLYVIALPLYIVLQPYFTRHRFDK, encoded by the coding sequence ATGAACAGAAATCGTTTACGCTACATTGCTCTAGCAGCAATGATCGCAGCACTATACCTATTGTTGTATTTACCATTGAAACCAATAGGATTTGGACCTATACAATTTAGGCTAGCAGAAATCTTGACGCTATTGCCAGCCTTGACCCCAGCAGCAATACCTGGAGTATTCTTGGGTTGTATTTTAGCTAACATTGTTGGTTCAGGACACTGGGTAGATATAGTTTTCGGAAGTTTGGCAACCTTGATTGCAGCTATACTAACTCGTATCTTAGCAAATAGAACTAAAGTTAGTGAGCAATACTCAGGTTACACAAGCAAGGAATTAGCTCAAAAGAAAGCCTTGTACTTGCTACCACTTCCAACAATTATCTTAAATGCTCTTATTGTTGGTACATATCTAACACTAGTATTTACAGATGCTGCTTTCTCTTGGACATTGCTAATTACAAATGTTTTGTCTCTAGCCTTGTCTGAAGCATTTGTCTTGTATGTAATTGCTTTACCTCTTTATATTGTATTGCAACCTTACTTCACTAGACATAGATTTGATAAATAA